The proteins below come from a single Numenius arquata chromosome 19, bNumArq3.hap1.1, whole genome shotgun sequence genomic window:
- the MRPS2 gene encoding small ribosomal subunit protein uS2m, protein MAVPRLLRAAAPRLYSSVPALAPAARPHAADDKLLSEPLSHPDFFNVKELFTLKDLFDARVHLGHKKGCRHRFMEPYIFGCRLDQDIIDLDQTMEHLQLALNFTAHIAYRKGIILFISRRRQFCHLVERTARDCGEYAHTRYWQGGLLTNAHIQFGAGVRLPDLIIFLSSLNNVFEPHVAIRDAAKMNIPTVGVVDTNCNPCLITYPIPGNDDSPTAMELYCKLFRMAIIRAKDKRRQSEVIDELRSKAEGK, encoded by the exons ATGGCGGTGCCGCGGCTCCTGCGGGCAG CAGCCCCGCGGCTCTACAGCAGCGTCCCGGCCCTGGCCCCGGCCGCCCGGCCCCACG cTGCGGATGACAAGCTGCTCTCCGAGCCTCTCAGCCACCCCGACTTCTTCAACGTGAAGGAGCTCTTCACCCTCAAAGATCTCTTCGATGCTCGGGTGCACCTGGGGCACAAAAAGGGATGTCGCCATCG GTTTATGGAGCCTTACATCTTCGGCTGCCGCCTGGACCAGGACATCATCGACTTGGATCAGACGATGGAGCACCTCCAGCTGGCTCTCAACTTCACCGCCCACATCGCCTACCGCAAGGGCATCATCCTCTTCATCAGCCGCCGGCGCCAGTTCTGCCACCTGGTCGAGAGGACGGCGCGGGATTGCGGGGAGTACGCCCACACCCGCTACTGGCAGGGCGGCCTGCTCACCAACGCGCACATCCAGTTTGGGGCCGGCGTCCGCCTGCCCGACCTCATCATCTTCCTCAGCAGCCTCAACAACGTCTTCGAGCCCCACGTGGCCATCCGGGATGCTGCCAAGATGAACATCCCCACGGTGGGGGTGGTGGACACTAACTGCAACCCCTGTTTGATCACCTACCCCATCCCTGGGAACGATGACAGCCCCACTGCCATGGAGCTCTACTGCAAGCTCTTCAGGATGGCCATCATCCGTGCCAAGGACAAGAGGAGGCAGAGTGAGGTCATCGATGAGCTGCGGAGCAAAGCAGAGGGCAAATAG
- the PIERCE1 gene encoding piercer of microtubule wall 1 protein: MSRPEAAGGPAPRTSDWYRTSPGLPGRFQQPACFRGYGKPEPHPLYRTTNQTYGSRAPTVHEVPTSFHVTSHAFSNTLGQCGMYKDNGLNTSLEKSHVTGPDNFITAYDHFNFHPSYNPSGPSCC, encoded by the exons ATGTCCCGCCCGGAGGCTGCGGGCGGTCCCGCTCCCCGCACCAGCGACTGGTACCGCACCAGCCCCGGGTTGCCCGGCCGTTTCCAGCAGCCAGCCTGCTTCCGCGGCTACGG GAAGCCGGAGCCGCACCCCCTGTACCGGACCACCAACCAGACCTACGGCAGCAGAGCCCCCACGGTGCACGAAGTGCCG ACCTCCTTCCACGTCACCTCACACGCCTTTTCCAACACGCTGGGGCAGTGCGGCATGTACAAAGACAACGGGCTCAACACCTCCCTGGAGAAGAGCCACGTCACCGGCCCAGACAACTTCATCACCGCTTATGACCACTTCAACTTCCATCCCAGCTACAACCCCAGCGGCCCGTCTTGCTGTTAG